In the genome of Fibrobacter sp. UWR3, the window AACCAATCTGATTAAATTCATTTTGAAGCTTTTTGGCATCCTCACACTCCTTATCATCTGTGAGAATATCAACGCCATTATACAATCCCTTTGTAAAGGCAAAAGCATACGCATTTGTCATTTTTTTTTCTAATGTATACCCATATTTTTGGTAAACATTTAGAGCTTCATTTTCTAATAACATATTTAACCTTTTTTACAAATATAAATTTTCATCAAATTCTAGATTTCACAGCATCTATCTCTTCTGCATCAGTCACACCGTAGAGTTGATAGACAAGGGTGTTGACTTGTTTTTCTAAATCTGCGATTCGGTTTTGAGATTCTTCGACTTCGCTGTCACTCGCAATGATGTTCCCTGTTCCCTTCGACAAGCTCAGGGAACTTTTAGCGGCGATGATTTCATCGGCAAGGGTGGCGAGTTGTTGCAGGAGTTCTGCGTTGTCTAGGGGGATGCGGAGGTTTTCGAAGTAGGCTTTACGGATTTCTCGAGTGCCGCCCATGAGTTCGGGGCAGTTGTACCATATCCAAAGTTTGACGAGGTTCGAATTGAATATGGCGAGGAGGGCCTTAAGGAGAGATCCTTCGACTATGCTTACGCTCCGCTCAGGATGACACTCTGTTTCATCCGCAATGACGGTTGTTTTTTCTGTAATGATAAAAGATTTGTCGTTGCCGAAAGAGCCGGTTTCGTCGTAGGTAAACGGGAATACCGATGTCATGTTCGGATACATGATTTTCGGTTTGGCAAATTCTTTATAATAATCAGCAGCCCAACGCTGTAATGCATACCATTCGTAGCGAATGCCTGTTTCGGCCTTGTTTCGTGCTGAGAGTTTTTCTTTGTAACTCAGCAGATGTTTGTAAACAGCGGGATATTCCTTTTCAAATTCTATTTCCGCCTCTTTGGAACACCCGACAATGTTCGGATTCAAATGTAACGGGAAATGCCAAGGAACGAATAAAATATATTGATCATCCTTTTCCGTTTTCCAAGCATCAATATCTCGCCCACGTAATAACGGCTTTATTATTTCAGCACTTTTCGCATCTTCAGAAATTAATTTTTCTTTTGTTTTGCCATCAATAAAAAACGCGTCATTATAACCTGTCTTTAAACCGTAATTAATTGTAATCGGCATATCCTTCAAAGCCGTGCCGACATTCATTTTCTGCAATACGGAATCGTGGAGTTTGTTGCGGACACTCCATTCGCTCGCTCCGAAATTTTCTGCCGGGAACTCGAATGTCGCCGCCTTGACTTCTTTTTCGAATTCGCCGTGATAGTTCTTGCTGTTCAGTGAGCACGCCAAAACGGGCATCTTGTCGCCGGACTTTTGCGATACGAATATGCACACGTAAATGGTCGCATCGGCAAAAAACTGGACATCGCCAAAGTTGAGAATTTTCTTGAGCGAGGTCTGGCTCATGAATTGCCGCAGTTCCTTGCCGTAATCCACGAGCATCCACTTGTTCGGCATGATGAACGAGAAATATCCGTTCTTTTTCAGCAGGCTGTAGGCACGTTCCACAAAAAGGCAATAAAGGTCTGCGGACTTGTTGTAGCAACTGTAATCCCGTTTGCTGTAAACGTCGCTCATCTCGCCCATGCTCTGGAGTTGCACATACGGCGGGTTTCCGATGATGGCGTCGAAGCCTGTAAAGCGGCCTTCGTCGTCGAGGATTTCTGGGAATTCGAACATCCATTCGAGCGAATTGGAAAAGTCGATGGTGTCGCCCGCAGTGCCCTTGTATTCCTCGAACATTTCAATCTGTCCGTCTTCAACCATTCGGCTTTTGAGCGATGCAATCTTGTGCCGGAGCATCATCTTGGAACTCTGCGACTTGCCCGTTTTGTATTCCTGCACAAGTTGTCTGTATTCAATAAGGCTATTCTTGAGGCTGTCCCGTTTGCGGTCGGCTCGTTCATCACGAGTAAGATAGTCCGCGATCAAGCGTCCGTTCTGCACGGGGTATTTGCTCAGCAGCGAATCGCCGACTTTGATATTGATGTCGATGTTCGGGAGGGTCTGAAGTTGCTTGTAGCCGCTTTCCTTGGTGTAGTAGGCGTTCTTCAGGAGTTCAATCCAAAGGCGTAAACGGCAGATGTTCACGCTGTTGGGGTTCAAGTCAACGCCGAAAAGGCAATTCTCGATAATACGGCGTTTCTCATTGAACAAGGCTTCTTGATACCGCTGGCTTTCTTCGTTGCCCGGCTTGTATTCAAACGGTTCGCCCTCGTCGTCAACTACAGAAAGTTCGTCGTTATCTACTTTCAAAATCAGGTCGCGACGTTTGATGCGTTTGCCTTCCGCATCGCACAAAATGTTCAATTCCGACTTGATTGCAAGCAGGCGATTAAGCGCCGACACCAAGAAATGCCCAGAGCCCACGGCGACATCGGCAACGCGGATGTCATCAACAATTTCATTCGCTTCTGAAATATCTTCAATCTTGTCCGAGACATCTTCCAAATTTTCGCATTTCCAGGACTTTTTCTCGTTGAACTTCTGCACAACCGTCCGTTCCAGCACATCGCGGGCCATGTAGTCGGTGATGAACCCTGGCGTAAAGAAACTGCCGTCTTTGTAGCCGTTGATTTTTTCGAAGATAAGTCCGAGAACCGACGCGTTGATGAGCGTCTTGCTCGTAGAAGTCACACCGCCTTGTGCATCGCTTGCAAAGTTGTACGCATCAAGGAACTTGAAGATGTAATCCAGATTCGGGAGCGTGCCTTTTGCGCGTTTGCCGCGTTCATCCTTCAAAACGGTCTTGCCCCAAATTTCCATCTGGGCATCGGGAATGCCGCGGATTTTCAGGTGCTTTTCGTCTTCGGTCGGTTCGAACAGCGAACTGTTCAGGTAAGGGACATTCGGGAAACGCTTGAGCACGTCTTCGTCGCGGTCCTCAATTTTCTTGCCGAGCACCTTGAAAAAGAAAATGTTCAGTTCGTCAAAGTTCGCTATTTTGTCCGTACTCATGAACCGGTACGATGCATCGCCCTTTTGATACATGAGGATTTGCGATTCGACAAGTTTCAGGAACAGCAGGCGGTTCACCCATGTGATGCAGAGACGGAGTGCCATTGCCTCGCATTCTTCCTTGTTCGGGAAATCGTCTTCGAGCTGGTAGATGGCACTTTCGAGGAGGCTTGCCTTGTCACGATTTGCGGGGTTCTTGCGTCGGATGACTTTCTTGCCGCCCTTGTCTTCTTTTACTTCTTCGAGACCGATGATGTGCAAGAGTTCCGCATAAAAGTTGCGGTCGAGACTGTTGCTGTCGTTTGCAAAAGGCTTCGCGAGGAGGGTTTCCGGGGAGAGGAATTTGTAAAGGGGGAGGAGCTTCTTGTCATCGTCTTTCTCCACGGCCTTTACTGCACTTTCCAAAGAAAAATGAACGACAGAAATATCGCAAGATTTCAGAAAATCATCTATTGCAGGTTTCGCGATATCGTTGTAGAAATCAGATGTCTTGTTGCCGCTCATCTGATTCGCCTTGAATTTTAGGAACTGATCGTATATCGGTTTTGACTTGTTCCCAAAATAGCGGATAAAGTTCTTAACGTCGAAGAAATACCATTCGTCAAAATTTGTGATGGCGAGCCACTTGATTTCGTGATTGCCCGAATGCACGTATTCCAGCATAAAGTAATAGACGAGTTCCTGCAACGATTTTACGTTCGGATGCTCCGCCGAAAACATTTCTGCCGCATTCGTCGGCGACTTCGCTTCGATAATCACTGCCGGCTTTGCACTTGCCGTATTGCCGTTAAAAATCGCAAGGTCTATCGGGCGGTTGACCTGCACCGAATAATCGGGTTCAAAAATCTTGCGTAAAAAGTTCCAGATTTCGCCCTTGTGGTATTCTTCGTCCTGCGCCGAATTCCGCTTGCTGTAAAGATTCTTGAGCGAAAGCTTGAAATCCTCCATCTTTTCGACGGGGACAGGGAGCTTGAGAAACGCGGAATTGACGGACTTTTTAGGCGAAATGAACTTGATTGACATACAACGGAAATATACCCTTTTTTGAAGACAAAAGATGGCAATCTCAAGATTTTCGAGGCAAATCTCGTTTTTTTTGCAGTCGGGGCGTTGCGGGGTGTCCCCGCTAGAAGGGGTAGCGAGCACCAAAGTGCGAGCGAGGGGGAG includes:
- a CDS encoding Eco57I restriction-modification methylase domain-containing protein, translating into MSIKFISPKKSVNSAFLKLPVPVEKMEDFKLSLKNLYSKRNSAQDEEYHKGEIWNFLRKIFEPDYSVQVNRPIDLAIFNGNTASAKPAVIIEAKSPTNAAEMFSAEHPNVKSLQELVYYFMLEYVHSGNHEIKWLAITNFDEWYFFDVKNFIRYFGNKSKPIYDQFLKFKANQMSGNKTSDFYNDIAKPAIDDFLKSCDISVVHFSLESAVKAVEKDDDKKLLPLYKFLSPETLLAKPFANDSNSLDRNFYAELLHIIGLEEVKEDKGGKKVIRRKNPANRDKASLLESAIYQLEDDFPNKEECEAMALRLCITWVNRLLFLKLVESQILMYQKGDASYRFMSTDKIANFDELNIFFFKVLGKKIEDRDEDVLKRFPNVPYLNSSLFEPTEDEKHLKIRGIPDAQMEIWGKTVLKDERGKRAKGTLPNLDYIFKFLDAYNFASDAQGGVTSTSKTLINASVLGLIFEKINGYKDGSFFTPGFITDYMARDVLERTVVQKFNEKKSWKCENLEDVSDKIEDISEANEIVDDIRVADVAVGSGHFLVSALNRLLAIKSELNILCDAEGKRIKRRDLILKVDNDELSVVDDEGEPFEYKPGNEESQRYQEALFNEKRRIIENCLFGVDLNPNSVNICRLRLWIELLKNAYYTKESGYKQLQTLPNIDINIKVGDSLLSKYPVQNGRLIADYLTRDERADRKRDSLKNSLIEYRQLVQEYKTGKSQSSKMMLRHKIASLKSRMVEDGQIEMFEEYKGTAGDTIDFSNSLEWMFEFPEILDDEGRFTGFDAIIGNPPYVQLQSMGEMSDVYSKRDYSCYNKSADLYCLFVERAYSLLKKNGYFSFIMPNKWMLVDYGKELRQFMSQTSLKKILNFGDVQFFADATIYVCIFVSQKSGDKMPVLACSLNSKNYHGEFEKEVKAATFEFPAENFGASEWSVRNKLHDSVLQKMNVGTALKDMPITINYGLKTGYNDAFFIDGKTKEKLISEDAKSAEIIKPLLRGRDIDAWKTEKDDQYILFVPWHFPLHLNPNIVGCSKEAEIEFEKEYPAVYKHLLSYKEKLSARNKAETGIRYEWYALQRWAADYYKEFAKPKIMYPNMTSVFPFTYDETGSFGNDKSFIITEKTTVIADETECHPERSVSIVEGSLLKALLAIFNSNLVKLWIWYNCPELMGGTREIRKAYFENLRIPLDNAELLQQLATLADEIIAAKSSLSLSKGTGNIIASDSEVEESQNRIADLEKQVNTLVYQLYGVTDAEEIDAVKSRI